The Alnus glutinosa chromosome 7, dhAlnGlut1.1, whole genome shotgun sequence genome includes a region encoding these proteins:
- the LOC133873957 gene encoding iridoid oxidase-like, which yields MEYGALGLILSLLLWVAWVIMIQRRDRHVRLNRLEEQGDQLPPGPRSWPVVGNIFQLGWAPHESFAKLARRHGPIMTLWLGSMSTVVISSKEVARDMFKNHDVVLAGRKIYEAMKGDYGNEGSLITAQYGSHWRMLRRLCTSEFFVSSRLEAMRGVRGRCIDEMVQYIEDASASGTKGIDVGRFFFLMAFNLIGNLMFSKDLLDAKSERGAKFFYHAGKVMELAGKPNVADFLPILRWLDPQGIRRKTQFHVERAFEIAGGFIAERMESMENGHNDEEIKRKDYLDALLEFRGDGVEEPLRFSSRTINVVVFEMFTAGTDTTTSTLEWAMAELLHNPETLKKVQAELRITVSPNKKLEEKDIENLPYLRAVIKETLRLHPPLPFLVPHMSMDSCNMLGYFIPKETQILVNVWAIGRDPKTWDDPLVFKPERFLEPNAVEFKGHHFEFIPFGSGRRMCPAMPLASRVLPLALGSLLHSFDWELADELKPEEMDMAERMGITLRKAVPLKAVPITFNRHCVGKKFMC from the exons ATGGAGTACGGGGCTCTGGGGTTGATCCTATCTCTATTGCTATGGGTTGCATGGGTAATAATGATACAGCGCCGCGACCGACACGTTCGTTTGAATCGTTTGGAGGAGCAAGGTGATCAGCTCCCACCAGGGCCTAGATCGTGGCCAGTGGTTGGAAACATTTTCCAGTTGGGTTGGGCACCCCACGAGTCCTTTGCAAAGCTGGCTCGACGGCACGGTCCCATCATGACCCTTTGGCTAGGGTCAATGAGCACGGTGGTCATCTCGTCCAAAGAAGTGGCACGAGACATGTTCAAGAACCATGATGTGGTTCTTGCCGGTAGGAAGATTTACGAGGCCATGAAGGGGGACTATGGTAATGAGGGTTCCCTCATTACTGCTCAATATGGATCTCACTGGCGCATGTTGAGGCGCTTGTGCACCTCGGAGTTTTTCGTCTCAAGCCGTCTGGAAGCCATGAGAG GTGTTCGTGGGAGGTGCATCGATGAAATGGTGCAGTACATAGAAGACGCTAGTGCATCTGGTACCAAAGGCATCGATGTTGGGAGGTTCTTCTTCTTGATGGCTTTCAATCTTATAGGAAACCTTATGTTTTCAAAAGACCTGCTGGACGCCAAATCAGAGAGAGGGGCCAAGTTCTTCTACCATGCAGGCAAGGTGATGGAGTTGGCAGGGAAGCCGAACGTGGcggatttcttgccaattcttaggtGGCTTGACCCACAAGGTATAAGAAGAAAGACCCAGTTCCATGTCGAACGAGCCTTTGAAATTGCAGGGGGGTTCATTGCAGAGAGGATGGAGAGCATGGAAAATGGTCATAATGATGAAGAAATCAAGAGAAAGGACTACTTGGATGCGCTTTTGGAGTTTCGTGGTGATGGTGTGGAGGAACCCTTAAGGTTTTCTTCAAGAACTATCAACGTCGTAGTGTTT GAGATGTTTACCGCGGGGACGGACACAACGACGAGCACACTTGAGTGGGCAATGGCTGAGCTTCTCCACAACCCTGAAACTTTGAAAAAAGTCCAGGCGGAGCTGAGGATCACCGTAAGCCCAAACAAGAAGCTTGAAGAGAAGGACATCGAGAACCTCCCGTACCTCAGAGCTGTCATAAAGGAAACGCTAAGGCTACACCCACCTCTCCCTTTCCTAGTCCCCCACATGTCCATGGACTCCTGCAACATGCTCGGCTACTTTATTCCAAAAGAAACACAAATCCTAGTCAACGTTTGGGCGATTGGGCGGGACCCCAAGACCTGGGACGACCCTTTGGTTTTCAAGCCGGAGCGGTTCCTGGAGCCAAACGCGGTGGAATTCAAGGGGCACCATTTTGAGTTCATACCCTTTGGATCTGGGCGACGCATGTGCCCAGCCATGCCACTCGCCTCCCGTGTGCTTCCGCTGGCTCTAGGGTCTCTCCTCCACTCGTTTGACTGGGAGTTGGCCGACGAGCTTAAGCCGGAGGAGATGGACATGGCCGAAAGGATGGGGATAACGCTCAGGAAAGCTGTCCCATTGAAGGCTGTGCCAATAACTTTCAATCGGCACTGTGTTGGTAAGAAGTTCATGTGTTAA